From a single Phocoena sinus isolate mPhoSin1 chromosome 1, mPhoSin1.pri, whole genome shotgun sequence genomic region:
- the RXFP4 gene encoding LOW QUALITY PROTEIN: relaxin-3 receptor 2 (The sequence of the model RefSeq protein was modified relative to this genomic sequence to represent the inferred CDS: deleted 1 base in 1 codon; substituted 3 bases at 3 genomic stop codons) — translation MPTPNTSVPPPAFWVNTSGGSVLSADEAMMPVGFLAPRVALAYGLVGDIGLLGNLAGLWVLGNCARRAPCPSSDTFVFKLALADLGLALTLHFXAAESALDFHWPFGGALCKMVLTATVLNIYTSIFFITVLSVARCWVVVMAAGPGTHLSLFWAHVATLAVWVAAALVTVPTAVFGAKGEVTGMRLCLLCFPSRYQLGAYQLQRVVLAFMVPLGIITTSYLLLLAFLRRRQRQDSRVAARSVHILLASFLCWFPNHVVPLWGVLVKSDLVPWDSTFYTIHTYVFRITTCLAHSNSCLNPMLYCFLRREPLXALADTFRDLXARLWPQGRGWVEQVALKEVGRRWMESTPWEGGPSTRLTNLDKGTPG, via the exons ATGCCCACGCCCAACACCTCTGTGCCCCCGCCTGCTTTCTGGGTCAACACCTCTGGAGGCAGTGTGCTGAGTGCTGATGAAGCTATGATGCCTGTTGGATTCCTAGCCCCGAGGGTTGCCCTGGCCTATGGGCTCGTGGGGGACATCGGCTTGCTGGGAAATTTGGCCGGACTCTGGGTTCTGGGTAACTGCGCTCGGCGAGCCCCCTGCCCATCTTCTGACACTTTTGTCTTTAAACTAGCTTTGGCAGACCTGGGGCTGGCACTCACTCTCCACTTCTAGGCAGCCGAGTCGGCACTGGACTTCCACTGGCCCTTCGGAGGTGCCCTCTGCAAAATGGTCCTGACAGCCACCGTCCTCAACATCTACACCAGCATCTTCTTCATCACGGTGCTGAGTGTT GCCCGATGCTGGGTGGTGGTCATGGCTGCAGGACCCGGCACCCACCTCTCGCTCTTCTGGGCCCATGTGGCCACCCTGGCTGTGTGGGTGGCAGCTGCCCTGGTGACGGTGCCCACGGCTGTCTTTGGGGCCAAGGGCGAGGTGACTGGCATGCGTCTGTGCCTGCTGTGCTTCCCCAGCAGGTATCAGCTAGGGGCCTACCAGCTGCAGAGGGTGGTCCTGGCCTTTATGGTTCCACTGGGCATCATCACCACCAGCTACCTGCTGTTGCTGGCCTTCCTGCGGCGGCGGCAACGGCAGGACAGCAGAGTCGCAGCCCGCTCTGTCCACATCCTTCtggcctccttcctctgctggTTCCCCAACCACGTGGTCCCTCTTTGGGGTGTCCTGGTGAAGTCTGACCTGGTGCCCTGGGACAGCACTTTCTACACCATCCATACCTATGTCTTCCGCATCACcacctgcctggcacacagcaacaGCTGCCTCAACCCCATGCTGTACTGCTTCCTAAGGCGGGAGCCCCTGTAGGCACTGGCAGACACCTTCAGGGATCTGTGAGCAAGGCTGTGGCCCCAGGGGCGGGGCTGGGTAGAACAGGTGGCCCTAAAGGAGGTGGGCAGGCGGTGGATGGAGAGCACCCCTTGGGAGGGTGGCCCTTCTACCAGGCTTACCAACCTGGACAAAGGGACACCTGGGTGA